AACCTCGACTGATACCTTTTGCCCCGGCTCTACCTTTCTTACTGCTGTTTCCTTGACGTTTGCCTCTACCCAGAGACTGTCCGGCCGGAAAACCAGCATCAGGTTCTGGCTGGTCTGCACATACTCTCCGGCCTCAACAAAGGTGCGGGCTATGCGGCCATTTACCGGGCTGCGCAACTGGTGGTCCCGAAGCCGCAACTGCAGAGTCTGCTCTTCCGCTGCCAGCCCGGCCAGACGACCGGCAATCACATCTGCCTCCCTGGCCAGCACTTTCTGTCTGAGCGATTGGGCCTCTGCCCGGGACCTGCCAGCCCTGGCCGCCCGGGACTCTCCCTCAGCCAGTTTCAGGTTCAGTTGCGAACCGTCACGCAGGTGGCGGGCATCGGCCAGTTGCTGTGCCGATACCATGGCATTGGCAGTCATACCCTGAAGGCGCATGAGATCTGCATCGGCCTTGGTCAGCTCAAGTTTTTGCCTCGCAAGTTTCAGACGCGCTGTAGCCAGCGCCTGGTCAGCCAGTTCCAGTTCTGTGTTGTCCACAGCCCTGGCATAATCCAGTTCCGCCTGAATCCGGGCGGCATCCGCTTCCAGCACCACCCGGCGACCAGACATCACCGCCAGCTCAAGCTCCAGCTCACTACTGTCAATCACCAGCAACGTCTGAAACTCACTGACAGAGTCGCCTTCTTCCACCTCAATGGAACTAACCCAGCCGGGCAGCCGGGAAGCTATAGCCACCATATCTGTCTTGATTCGGGCATCCACTACATGCACGTGGTTTATCCGGTAGACCAGCCACTGGCTTACCCATACCAGCAGGATCAAAACGAGTACCAGCACGGCAACTGTCTTTACAACGCCGCCGCGTGGCAGATAGCGCTTACGGGATCTCGACACCGTCATACCGGATATAGCCCTTGTTATGATTGTTATGACATTCTGGCCGCCGGCCTATCCGGCCCGGTCAAGAATCGTTCTGGCCATAGCGATGACCGGTGCATCCACCATCTGGCCTTCCACTTTGAAGGCGCCATCACCAGATCTGGCCGCTGCCATGACTTTTTGAGCCCATGCCACCTGCTCCGGATCCGGTGAAAAACCTGCCTGTACTGGAGCAATCTGCTTCGGGTGAATACACAGCATGCCGGCAAACCCCATGTTCCGGGCCCGGCGGGCCCTGCCAAGAACCGCGTCCTCATCATCAAACACCGGAAACACCGTATCGATTGGCGCCAGCAAACCGGCAGCCCGGGAGCTGACCAGAAGCTGATAGCGGCACTGATCCATAACGGTTTCTGCGGCTTCGGTATTACCTTCAATTCCCAGATCATCGCTGAGGTCCAGGCCGCCATAGCTCAGCCGTTCAACTCCCGGTACCGCAGCGATCTCGTTGAGAGCAACCAGGCCCAGAGCAGATTCAATCAGCGGAATAATGGTCTTTCCGGCGCTGGCCACAGCGTGAATATCATCCGCGGATTCAGCTTTCGGTAACATGATGCCGACTACCTTCGCATGGCGTGTACACAGAGCCAGATCTGCCTCAAAACCCACGGCTCCCCGGGCATTGATACGCACATATATCGGCGCACCTTCATGGCTGGAAAGGAAGGCATCCAGCGCCTGACGGGCAGAATCCTTGGCATCAGCCGGCACCGCATCTTCCAGGTCCACAATTACCGCCCCGGCATTGCTGGCGATAGCTTTGGGAATTCGCTCGGGGCGGGAGGCCGGCACGAAGAGCATGGTTTTCAAATCTCTGCCTGTCATGGTCAGATTCCTGTTTTCTGTATTACGTTAGTGTCCGATCACACCGCTATGCTGTAACTGGCGGATCCGGTCCTGGCCAATGCCCAGCTCATCGAGAATTCCGGCGTTGTGCTCGCCCAGAGCTGGCACAGCAGAAACTGCATCAGGGAAACACAGGCCCGGAGACTTCAGGACAGGCAGGGGGCCAGCCGGTGTTGCCACTTCCAGCCAGCGGTCCCGTGCCGCCAGTTGCGGGTGGTTCCAGACCTGCGCCATGTTGTTGACCGAAGCATTAGCGATACCAGCCGAATCCAGGCGGCGTACCACTTCGCCAAGGGTCATCCCGGAAAAGACCTCCCGGATAAGCGCCCCGAGCTGATCCCGGTTAGCAGATCGCCGGGGGTTATCAAGGTAAAGAGGGTCTCCGGCCAGCTCCGGGCGCTCCAGTACCAGCTCACAAAAGCCCTGCCATTCACGGTCGTTCTGTAACCCCAGCATCACCGTTGTGCCATCTCCGACCGGAAAGGGGCCATAAGGGTATATCGTTGAATGGGAAGCTCCCGCTCTGGTCGGTTGCGGTGCGCCGTTATAGCTGTAGTACATGGGATAGCCCATCCACTCCACGAGACTCTCCAGCATCGACACATCAATATGACTGCCTTCGCCAGTACGAGCCCGCAACAACAGCGCTGACAAAATGGAATTGCTTGCGTACATCCCCGCAGCAATATCCGCAACTGAACAGCCAGCTTTCGCCATACCATCTGCGTCCGGCGTCCCGGTCACTGATAAAAAGCCACTCTCACTCTGAATCAGCAAGTCATAGGCTTTCTTGCCACCATGGGAGCCGCCCTCGCCATAACCGGAAACATCACAAACAATCAACTGCGGATACTGTTCATGAAGTTCGTCGAAGGACAGGCCCATCCGTGCAGTGGCACCGGGGGCGAGGTTCTGTACCAGAACGTCTGCTTCTGCCAGCAGCTGGTGCAGGATTTTCTGCCCCTCGGCAGCCTTCAGATTCAGGGTCAGGCTTTCCTTCGACCGGTTTGCCCATACAAAGTGAGAGGAAAGTCCATTGGCTCTGTCATCATAGTCCCGAGCGAAATCCCCACCATCAGGGCGCTCAACCTTGATCACCCGCGCACCCTGCTCCGCAAGCTGACGCGTACACAAAGGAGCCGCAATAGCCTGCTCCAGTGAGATCACGGTCACCCCCTCCAGGGGGAGGGGCTTTCTGCTATTTCCTGTCACAAAACCTTCCCTTGGATGCCAGAAGTCAGAAAGACCGCGGCAACTCCAGCAGATGCTCAGCCACATAGGAGAGAATCAGATTGGTAGATATGGGCGCTACCTGATACAGGCGCGTTTCCCGGAACTTCCGCTCCACATCGTACTCATTGGCAAAGCCAAACCCGCCATGTGTCTGCAGGCATACATTCGCAGCCTCCCAGGAGGATTCGGCAGCCAGATACTTCGCCATATTGGCACTGGCGCCGGCGTTCCGGCCGCTGTCGTATTCTTCACAGGCGCGCCAGCGCATCAGATCCGCTGCTTCTACGTTGATATGGGCCTTGGCTATGGGAAACTGAACGCCCTGATTCTTGCCAATCGGACGGCCAAACACTTCCCGCTCACTGGCGTACTTGCGTGCCTTGTCTATAAACCAGCGCCCGTCGCCAACGCATTCGGCGGCTATCAGAGTACGCTCGGCATTGAGGCCGTCGAGAATATAACGAAACCCTTTACCCTCCTCGCCAATCAGGTTTTCAGCGGGAATCTCCAGGTTATCGAAGAACAGTTCATTGGTTTCGTGGTTCACCATATTGGCAATAGGCTGAACTGTCAGACCATTACCTATGGCCTGCTGCAGGTCGACGATAAAAATAGACATGCCTTCTGACTTGCGTTTGACATCTTCCAGCGGCGTGGTGCGGGCCAGCAGGATCATCAGGTCAGAATGCTGGATGCGAGAGATCCATACTTTCTGGCCGTTGATCACGTACTTGTCGCCCCGACGGACCGCTGTAGTCTTGATCTTGGTAGTATCCGTTCCAGTGGTTGGCTCGGTTACACCCATGGATTGCAGGCGCAATTTACCTGCGGCAATTCTTGGAAGGTAGTTCTGTTTCTGTTCTTCGCTGCCGTGACGCAACAGGGTAAACATGTTGTACATCTGGCCATGTACGGTTCCGGAATTACCACCGGCACGATTGACCTCTTCAAGGATAACTGAAGCTTCTGCTACCCCAAGGCCAGAACCGCCATACTCCTCCGGAATCATCGCGGCAAGCCAGCCAGCCTGGGTCATCGCCTCAACAAACTCCTCAGGGAAAGCTTTCCTCTCGTCTATGCCACGCCAGTATGCAGCGTCAAACTCCGCGCACAAGCCACGTACACCGTCGCGAATATCCTGATACTTCTCCAGTGATGGACTGGTCATCTATTTGTTCTCCTTGAACACAAGTTCTGCCTCGTGAGCCGGGCCGTCTTCATTGGCAGCCCAAAGCAATGCATGACCGTCACCCTCTATCCGCCCTGCAACCTGGAACGACTTGTCTACGGTTAATGGCCGCAACCCACGGTAGGACAGGCTTACCGGCGTCAGCCCCGGGTTGGCGTCCACAAAGGCCTGTACCATCAGAGTGGCTATCATCGGCCCATGAACCACCAGATCCGGATAACCTTCTTTCTCGGTGGTGTAAGGATGGTCGTAATGGATGCGGTGGCCGTTGAATGTAACCGCCGAATAACGGAACAACAGCAACGGTGACGGCTGAACCGACTGGCTCCACTGAGCCTCTGCGACCGGCTTGTCCAGCGACAACCGTGGCGCCGCCGGCGCCTTGTATACAATGTCCTGCTCCTCGCTCAGACACAGCACTCCATTCTGGCGGTATTCATGCTCCACCGTGACGAAGAGCAGCTTGCCGGAACGACCCGTTTTTTCATTGATCGCCTTAATGCTGGACTGGCGCTCAGCTGGCTGACCTATAGTGAAAGGCTGCAAGAAATTAACGCGCCCCCCGGCCCACATCCGGGTGTTGCCCTCAGACTTCGGCAAAAAGCCACCCGGAGCTATGTGACCATCAGGCCCCGTAGCGGAAGGCGGTACTGGAATCTGGAAAAATGCCCAGTGCCACAGAGCTGCAAGCTCATCACCTTCCCCGGGGAACGGGCGATCCAGCATGGCTGCAATACGACCGGCATGAGAGGGGTCCAGGCGATCCCTGCAGGATTCCTGCTTGCCGATCCAGCCTTCGGGAGAGCTTGACATCACACATCCTCTTATCAGTCTTTATTCTGGCTTTCGAACAATGGTAAGAATGCCGTTATACAACGCTCGGGAGTATTCGTTTTTCCACAAGGGTGCGTTTTGTTTCCATGAACACCCCAGTGGTTTAGACTGACAGCCTCTTTGTTAGCCTGCTGATTATCTGAACCATGCACTTTGATATTCCGGATCTCCGACTGTTCATCCATGTAGCCGAAGCCAATAGTCTGACCGGCGGAGCCCGCCGGGCCTGCCTGTCCACGGCAGCGGCCAGCATGCGAATCAAGTCGCTGGAGGGGCAACTCGGCAGCCGACTGTTCTATCGCGACAGCCAGGGCGTAGAACTGACGCCGGCAGGCCATGACTTACTGGTCCATGCGCGCGCAATCATGCGTCAGGTGGATTACATCAAAGAAGAGTTTTCCCAGTATGCCGAAGGCGAGTCGGGGCATTTGCGAATCTTCGCCAATACCACAGCGGTAAGCGATTTCATGCCAGATGTGCTGGCGAGTTTTCTGGTCAAACGGCCAGGCGTCAGCATTGACCTGCAGGAGCGCCTGACCAATGACATTATTCGTGGTGTAGTTGATGGATCAACCGACCTGGGTGTCGTCGCAGGCCCGGTAAATCCCCACAAAAAACTCGAAATCATTCCGTTCAGCGTCGACCGGCTGGTAGTTGTAACCCCGAAAGATCATGAACTGGCAACACGCGGAAGGGTTTCATTCGCCGAAACCCTCCGCTACCCCCACATCGGCTTGCGGGAAGGCAGCACCCTGTTCAACTTCCTCAAGGAGCAGTCCAGCAAAACCGGCTCAACCCTTCAGATGAGAATCCAGGTCTTTGGTTTCGAGTCAGCCTGCCGGATGGTCAGCCGGGGCGTGGGCATAAGCATATTGCCCCGTTCAATTGCTCACAGATACGCGGATTTTCTGGATATTGCCACCATCGATCTGGAAGATGACTGGGCGGAGCGGGAACGCAGCCTGATTGTCCGTGAGTTTGATGCCCTGCCCAAATGCGGCAAAGAGCTGGTGGAGAAAATACGAAATCTCGCCTCGCCTGATGCTACGTTCAAGTTAGGGGAAGGCGAGCCTTCCCTTGTTCAAGGCATTAAAAAGGAAGGGTAAATACAGCACATACCAGGCTACAGATTACCAGCATAACCAGCGAGAACTTAAGGCTCCAGCCATAGGACGCCGTTCGGGCATCATAGCCAGTACAACGCTCCAGCAGCAGGGCGTTAGCGGAATACGGCGTGCCCGCGATGGTAATTCCCCACCCGGCTATAATGCCAAGCCCCAACCCCAACAGACCATACTCAGGCCAGATGGGCCCCAGGATGCTTCCCGACAGGGTACCGGAGATGATCGGGTTGACTCCCACAGTTCCTCCGATGAAGAACATCCAGGGTACTGCCATGGCCACCATCGGATAGGCCCATACCGGCAAACTGAACTCCATGCCCAGCCAGCTCAGCGCTATGGTGCCAATAATACCGCCAAGAAACGATGACCCACCCATAATGGCCAGTTCATTGTTTGCCATGGCCATTGACGGCATGGACACCACACCATCATGGACACGACGGTAGAAAAGCCCGATAACAACAGCCGTAAGACAACTCAGCGTAACCGCCTGTGAATAAACCAGCCCCCCGCCTACGCTCAGAGCGAAAGCTCCCAGGCAGATCAACACAATAATGCCGATAAAGCGGAGCCACGACAGCATTGCCGACTCATCCCCAGCGGCATCAATCGCCAACTCTTCACGCGGCGGCTCATCCTCCCGCGCCAGGGCGCCAGCGAAAAGGTAAAACAAGGCAAACGGAAGCCCTAGAGCAATAAGCTTCCAGCTCGACAGTCCCGGAAGAAAGGTCACTGTCATAACAACAGAGATGGACAGAGGTGATGCCATAGGCGATGCGGCAAAGCCCCGGACAACTGCCCGCGCAGCATTACGTGCCATCGGGCTGTCGCCCTGCTCCTTGACCTGCAGCCCGATCATGGTAGCGACCACACCTACAGATCCGAAATTGAGGGGCACGGAAAGCAATGCTGTACCGGAAGTCATACCGACATAACGGAACAAGGATTTGCCGGCAAACAGACTACGGGAAATCCGTTTAAGGTCATCAGACTGGCCCAGCACTGCGGAGAGCAGCATCACTGTAATAATCAACGCCCCGATTCTGGACATGTTACCTGCTGCCTTCGGCACCGCTGCCGGATCTGCCATGAGCCCGGCAAATGTCAGAATTAAGATCAGCGCCAGGATAATGCGCCCCACCATGCGCAGATTCCCCCAACCCAACAGAATAGCAAGGCAGATCAGAACCGTAGCAATATAGGTGTTGCCCGGCAGAAAAGTCGCGATACCGGTGAATAATGCCAGGTAAGCAAGAACTGAGCGAAGTCCGGAAAAGCTATCCGGCCGCAAAAAGGAGTGATTCATATCCCATCCACTTATGATCGAAATTTTTCTGAGGTTTTAGATGGGACTTGCCACATCATGCGCTCACCGGGAGCGGCGACGTCACATATTGCTCACCAGCATGGAGTTGGCAGTTAACTCGGCTGATTATCTGCGGGCCGCCGTGAGGAGATTCTTTTGGGCTACGAAACCTAAACCGTCTATAGAAGCAGGTCAACGAATCATACCCTTCCCGTTAAACCATTTTTCTATAAACTCCATACCGGAGTTATATACCTCGTTTCAGCTTCCGGCCCGGACGCGCTCCCTGCGTCCATTCCATTGGCTGGTAACTCAGTACATCAAGGAAGGCAGGAAAAGCGAGATCTGCGGAAAGAACATCAGCAGAGCAAGCACTACAGCCTCTGCCGCCAGAAACCATAAGGTTCCCCGAACGATTGTGCCGAAAGGAACCGTGTCTCCGACGCCCGCACTGACAACAAAAAGATTTAGCCCTATCGGAGGTGTCAGCAGGCCTATTTCAATAAACTTCACCACAAGCACACCAAACCATATGACATTGATATCGAAAGCAATAACAAATGGAGCCAAAACCGGAAGCGTTACGAGCATCAACCCTATAGGATCGAGAAACATACCCAGAATGATATAAAAGATCGTTACCATTATGAGAAATATCCATAGCGCCACAGCATAATTTTCGACCCAGTCCCCAATGCCCATCGGTATCTGGCTCAATGTAAGCATCCTGCTGAACAGCACAGCACCAATGGCAATAAGGAAAATAGAAGCCGTGCTTTGCACAGTTTCAGAGACCGCATTCCTCATTGCATCCCAGCTGAACGAGCCCTGGACAACGGCAGCAATCACCGCGATAAACGCTCCGAAAGCACCGGCCTCTGTGGCAGTTACAATGCCCGTATACAAACCACCCACTACACCCGCAACAATCACGGGCAAGGGCCAGGATCTGGCCAGCAAAAGCAGTTTTTCCGGCATTTCCAGTTTATCGTTGGTTCGTGGCGCAAGACTCGGCTTCAGTTTCACCCGGATTATGATCACTGCCGCGTAGGCCAGCATTGTCAGCAACCCCGGTATTATTCCTGCCATAAGTAACTGGCCAACCGACGCCTCCATGAATACCGCATAGAGAACAAACGGAATGCTGGGCGGTATGAACGCCCCAAGGGTTCCGGAGGCTGCAACGATACCCGTGGCAAGCCCCGGATCATACTTCGCCCTCAGCATCTCAGGGACGGCCAGCCTGGACATTGCTCCGGCCATCGCCACACTGGAACCACTTGCCGCGGCAAAACCGGCACTTGAGACATTAGTGGCAATCGCCAGCCCTCCAGGCAAAAAGCTGAGCCAGGCACGTCCAGCGTCGAAGAGAGTGCGGGTCAAACCGGTATGGAAGGCAATCGCGCCCATTAAAATAAACATCGGGATTGCAGTCAGCGACCAATGGGCGATGAACTGGAAGGTGGTCGCTCCCATCAGCGAAAACGCTGCGCTGGATCCGCGCAGCCACCAGATCCCGGTGAAAGCGGTCAAACCTAACGCGATGCCGATAGGTATACGCAGTGCAAGCAACAGCAACAACATACCTATACAGGAAAGGCCAATTTCTACAGGGCTCACAGGCTGTCCTCCTGATCACTGCCCCATGACGAGACAAACTGATACAGCCAGTACAAAGAGGCCATCAAGGCAAGGGAAATTCCGATAACAGCCAGCCATCGGGATGGCCAGACCGCCAGCTCAGCAACGATTGCATCCACTGTTTCCTGCCGCTTCCAGCTGCGCACAGCCTGGAGATAAAGGCCGTAAGAGAAGATGGCAAAATAGACAGTTATTGCAACCATGCCTATACCATCAACCACCCGTCTGAAGCGCCCGCGAAAAAACTGGGCAACCACATCAACCCGAATATGCACATCATCTGCGGTACAGGAAAAAATACCCACAAATACTGCAGCCACCATGTAGTAATAAGTGACCACTTCCATGGTTCCCGGAATATGCATCCCGAACAGAACCCTGAGCAAAACTTCTGCAGTAACATGCACCACCATCAAGACTGTTACCGCCCCCACAGCCACAGCTGCTCCGTTACTGATTTTTTTCAGCCAGGTATCCATAACCGCCTCCATTAGCAAACCCTGAGGACAACTTTGCCGACCGAGCGCCGGCCAACGACCCGGGCAATTGCCTGCTTCACATCCGCGAGCTCAAACGTCTCAGGCTCTCTGAGATTGAGATTGCCGGCTGAGGCAGCCGAAAAAAGCCAGTCCATCAGGACATGCATCTCAGGCGCGTACTCATGACGACGATCAGTCTTGCCCCAACCGATGCAATCGGAGAAATTCACGCCGTGCAGGCTGATATTCTTTACCAGAAGCAGATTTACAGGCGCCTGAGGGATCACGCCGCTGGCAAAACCCAGTGAAAGAATACAGCCTCCGTTTGCCGTGCAGCGGATAAGGTCTTCGAAGGCAGAGCCACCCACCGGGTCGAATACCACATCCACGCCCTGGCCCCCGGTTTCTGCCCGAACGGCTTCCAGCAGGTTCCGGGATGAATAATCGATGAGCAGGTCAGCCCCGGCCAGCCGGGCTGCTTCCAGTTTGGCCTCAGAACTTGCTGCGGCAAAAACCGTCGCTCCTTTCAGTCTGGCAACCTCAACTGCCGCCAGACCAAGGGCTCCGCCCGCCCCACAAACCAGTACCCGCTGGCCCGCTTTTACATCACCGCGCTTCAGCGCGGTTGCAGCAGTACCGAAAGACAAGGGAATTCCGACAGCACGCTCCAGTGAGACGTTATCGGGAACCGGGTAAACTGTTGCGGCATCGATAACAACTTCTTCGGCAAAGCCTCCCGCGTCCACAATGGCAGCCACCCGGTCACCGGGCTCCAGGTGATCCACTCCCTGGCCACACTCCATGATCTCCCCGGACACTTCGGTCCCCGGAATAAAGGGCAGCGTCATCTTCCGTTGATAGCGGCCCGTTACCATCAGGGAGATGGCGTAGCTGACGCTGGCATAATGAATCCTGATCCGGACACAGCCTGGCGCAATGTCCGGTCGCGCCACATCAACCATCTTCAAATCTTCAAAGCCCGTAAACTGGTCACACAGAATCGCTTTCATGACGCGCCCTCTTTTTTAGTTGTTATCTGAAGCCAGAGCCTGAATACAGGTCTTTGATTGAACCAACGAAGTAATTCGTTCTTCGTCATAGCCGGCCTCTCGCAGCACTTCACAGGTGTGCTCGCCCATGTCGGGGGCCGGCCTCAGATCCTCTGCAACAGGTTCCGCACCCGGGAACCGGGGAAGCGGAACCTTGCCAAAAGCCTTGTGACTGACTTCGGGTACCAGGTCGAGAAACTGAACCTGAGGATCCCGGAGCAAATCGGCGTAATCATTCAACGGACCGCAGAGCACACCCGCTGCATTGAGCCGGTCAATCCAGTGGAGTCTTGGACGGGAGGCAAACACCTCAGCTATCAGGCGGTGAATTTCAGCAGCATTGCGCTGGCGGGACTCGTTGTCAGTAAAGCGGGAATCATGTTCCCACTCCGGATGCCCCAGTACTCCAGCGAGGGCATAAAACATTTCATTCCGGATGCACACCACTGAAATTGGACCGTCACTCGTGTCGAACGTACCTGAAGGCACAGTGACAGGGCCACTGCGTTGACCGCCCCGCAAAAAAGACTCCATCATCGGCATAGCCTGGAAGGCCGAGGCCCCTGCCAACAAAGACAGGTCAAGATGACGCCCTTCACCGGTCAGCTTCTGCTGATATAACGCGGCAGAAAGCGCGTACCCTGCATAAAGGCCGGTAATCATGTCCACTGCCAGCATTCCAACCCGCTGCGGCTGGCCTTCAGCATCAGAGTTCATGGAAGACATCCCGGTAGCCGCCTGCAGAATGCTGTCAGACCCGGGCCTTCCAGCGTAGGGACCCGACCGGCCAAAACCACTGATGGACCCCAGGATAATTCCCGGGCGGAGTGCACTTAACACGTCAAATCCAAGGCCCAGCTTGTCCATCACCCCTGGCCGGAAGCTTTCCATAACCAGATCAGACTGGGTTGCGAGTTGTTTCAATACCTCAACGCCCTCTTCCGTTCGGGCGTCAACACATATCGAGCGCTTGTTCCAGTTAGCCGACACACTCAATGTGCTGTGACCTTCCTTTCGAAGCCCCATCAGTCTCCCCCAGTCTCCTTGTGGCGGCTCCACTTTCAAAACGTCGGCCCCCATCATGGCCAGCATCTGAGTTGCATAGGGGCCAGCGAGCCCCTGACTTACATCCAGTACCCGGATACCACGGAACGGCATCAGCTCAGGCGTTTTATTACTCATTGATCAGCTCACCTTGAATAGCGGGCTACGGACAACAGCTTGCTGCTGGAGCTCCGCGCCCGGAATGACATGGGTTCAAAAGGCTTTGTCGTATATTTCGCTTTTCAACAACGCAGCGTATTGCGGCTCCGTGATGTTCGGGTCAGCCAGCAATTTCTCCCATTTTTCAAGGTTGGCTATGAAGTTCGTAACAATCTGATCCGCGTCCTTAACGCCCCGGTCAGAGGCAGTTGCGGCAGCCCTTTCTACCTGAGCCTGCATAAAAGCTTCGCGTACTTTTCTCATTTCGTCAGATACCTCAATAAAACGGATACCCTGACCACCGGCTGCCTTGCGCACCTCGGCCTCTTCTTTCTGATACTCGAAAATTGTTCTGGCCACACCTACAGGAGCAGCTTCGATAATCGCCTTGCGCTCGGGATCTGTAAGATCCTGCCAGACAGAATCACGGATATTGAGTAGCGAGCCACCAAGGAAAGCCCCCATCGGCAGTTCGACAACGCTGCTGGCAACTTCATTCAGGGACAAGGACTTCAGCCAACTGGTGGCCCCTATCACACAGTCGAGCTGACTGCGCTCCATCGCTTCATAAGATTCGTTATTGGGAATATTGACCGGAATACCACCGATCTGGGTTACCCAGCGACCTATTTCTTCACCGGCAACCCGCATTCTCATGCCGTCAGGCTCAAAACCGGATGCAAAATCATTTTTACATATGGCCTGGTAGGGAGGCGTGGCGTAACTGGCGAGGAAGTGAACATCATTCTCCTCCAGCTCCTCAAGACACTGAGGGCAGCCAGTGAGAACCGTATCAATACTCGCCGCCGTAGCAACCAGCGAGTTCTGGTTCCAGAATGAAAGGTCACTGATTGTCGTGTTCGCCGGTATAGCTGTCGGGTAATACACGGTCACCAGGAAACCACCATCGATCATCCCGTCACGAACCGCAGATAACATTTCCTTTCCCGATGCAGCAGCACCTGAGGGAAAGAACTTGAATTCAATACTCCCATCCGTGCGCTCTTCCACCTCTTCAATAAACGTGGCTATCCCTGCACTCGTGGGATGTTGGGGCGGCAGGTAGCTGCCATAGGTCAGATCGCGCG
This sequence is a window from Marinobacter sp. ANT_B65. Protein-coding genes within it:
- a CDS encoding HlyD family secretion protein, with product MTVSRSRKRYLPRGGVVKTVAVLVLVLILLVWVSQWLVYRINHVHVVDARIKTDMVAIASRLPGWVSSIEVEEGDSVSEFQTLLVIDSSELELELAVMSGRRVVLEADAARIQAELDYARAVDNTELELADQALATARLKLARQKLELTKADADLMRLQGMTANAMVSAQQLADARHLRDGSQLNLKLAEGESRAARAGRSRAEAQSLRQKVLAREADVIAGRLAGLAAEEQTLQLRLRDHQLRSPVNGRIARTFVEAGEYVQTSQNLMLVFRPDSLWVEANVKETAVRKVEPGQKVSVEVDAFPGEEFPGTVARVGYAATSEFALIPSPNPSGNFTKTTQRIPVKIVFDKPDSRLRPGMMVEAGIRVGN
- a CDS encoding HpcH/HpaI aldolase/citrate lyase family protein, producing the protein MTGRDLKTMLFVPASRPERIPKAIASNAGAVIVDLEDAVPADAKDSARQALDAFLSSHEGAPIYVRINARGAVGFEADLALCTRHAKVVGIMLPKAESADDIHAVASAGKTIIPLIESALGLVALNEIAAVPGVERLSYGGLDLSDDLGIEGNTEAAETVMDQCRYQLLVSSRAAGLLAPIDTVFPVFDDEDAVLGRARRARNMGFAGMLCIHPKQIAPVQAGFSPDPEQVAWAQKVMAAARSGDGAFKVEGQMVDAPVIAMARTILDRAG
- a CDS encoding CaiB/BaiF CoA transferase family protein codes for the protein MTGNSRKPLPLEGVTVISLEQAIAAPLCTRQLAEQGARVIKVERPDGGDFARDYDDRANGLSSHFVWANRSKESLTLNLKAAEGQKILHQLLAEADVLVQNLAPGATARMGLSFDELHEQYPQLIVCDVSGYGEGGSHGGKKAYDLLIQSESGFLSVTGTPDADGMAKAGCSVADIAAGMYASNSILSALLLRARTGEGSHIDVSMLESLVEWMGYPMYYSYNGAPQPTRAGASHSTIYPYGPFPVGDGTTVMLGLQNDREWQGFCELVLERPELAGDPLYLDNPRRSANRDQLGALIREVFSGMTLGEVVRRLDSAGIANASVNNMAQVWNHPQLAARDRWLEVATPAGPLPVLKSPGLCFPDAVSAVPALGEHNAGILDELGIGQDRIRQLQHSGVIGH
- a CDS encoding acyl-CoA dehydrogenase family protein; the protein is MTSPSLEKYQDIRDGVRGLCAEFDAAYWRGIDERKAFPEEFVEAMTQAGWLAAMIPEEYGGSGLGVAEASVILEEVNRAGGNSGTVHGQMYNMFTLLRHGSEEQKQNYLPRIAAGKLRLQSMGVTEPTTGTDTTKIKTTAVRRGDKYVINGQKVWISRIQHSDLMILLARTTPLEDVKRKSEGMSIFIVDLQQAIGNGLTVQPIANMVNHETNELFFDNLEIPAENLIGEEGKGFRYILDGLNAERTLIAAECVGDGRWFIDKARKYASEREVFGRPIGKNQGVQFPIAKAHINVEAADLMRWRACEEYDSGRNAGASANMAKYLAAESSWEAANVCLQTHGGFGFANEYDVERKFRETRLYQVAPISTNLILSYVAEHLLELPRSF
- a CDS encoding itaconyl-CoA hydratase translates to MMSSSPEGWIGKQESCRDRLDPSHAGRIAAMLDRPFPGEGDELAALWHWAFFQIPVPPSATGPDGHIAPGGFLPKSEGNTRMWAGGRVNFLQPFTIGQPAERQSSIKAINEKTGRSGKLLFVTVEHEYRQNGVLCLSEEQDIVYKAPAAPRLSLDKPVAEAQWSQSVQPSPLLLFRYSAVTFNGHRIHYDHPYTTEKEGYPDLVVHGPMIATLMVQAFVDANPGLTPVSLSYRGLRPLTVDKSFQVAGRIEGDGHALLWAANEDGPAHEAELVFKENK
- a CDS encoding LysR family transcriptional regulator, translating into MHFDIPDLRLFIHVAEANSLTGGARRACLSTAAASMRIKSLEGQLGSRLFYRDSQGVELTPAGHDLLVHARAIMRQVDYIKEEFSQYAEGESGHLRIFANTTAVSDFMPDVLASFLVKRPGVSIDLQERLTNDIIRGVVDGSTDLGVVAGPVNPHKKLEIIPFSVDRLVVVTPKDHELATRGRVSFAETLRYPHIGLREGSTLFNFLKEQSSKTGSTLQMRIQVFGFESACRMVSRGVGISILPRSIAHRYADFLDIATIDLEDDWAERERSLIVREFDALPKCGKELVEKIRNLASPDATFKLGEGEPSLVQGIKKEG
- a CDS encoding TRAP transporter large permease is translated as MSPVEIGLSCIGMLLLLLALRIPIGIALGLTAFTGIWWLRGSSAAFSLMGATTFQFIAHWSLTAIPMFILMGAIAFHTGLTRTLFDAGRAWLSFLPGGLAIATNVSSAGFAAASGSSVAMAGAMSRLAVPEMLRAKYDPGLATGIVAASGTLGAFIPPSIPFVLYAVFMEASVGQLLMAGIIPGLLTMLAYAAVIIIRVKLKPSLAPRTNDKLEMPEKLLLLARSWPLPVIVAGVVGGLYTGIVTATEAGAFGAFIAVIAAVVQGSFSWDAMRNAVSETVQSTASIFLIAIGAVLFSRMLTLSQIPMGIGDWVENYAVALWIFLIMVTIFYIILGMFLDPIGLMLVTLPVLAPFVIAFDINVIWFGVLVVKFIEIGLLTPPIGLNLFVVSAGVGDTVPFGTIVRGTLWFLAAEAVVLALLMFFPQISLFLPSLMY
- a CDS encoding TRAP transporter small permease, whose product is MDTWLKKISNGAAVAVGAVTVLMVVHVTAEVLLRVLFGMHIPGTMEVVTYYYMVAAVFVGIFSCTADDVHIRVDVVAQFFRGRFRRVVDGIGMVAITVYFAIFSYGLYLQAVRSWKRQETVDAIVAELAVWPSRWLAVIGISLALMASLYWLYQFVSSWGSDQEDSL